The following coding sequences are from one Kallotenue papyrolyticum window:
- a CDS encoding ABC transporter ATP-binding protein: MDKNLSMLALRTTPHMAMDPPTPPLLIAHELKKQYGQTVALDRVSLTLSPGEFLVITGPSGSGKSTLLHCLAGIQLPDHGSVQFEGQCLEHLTDDERTLLRRRHFGLVFQFPLLVPELHIVDNVALPLLLDGMRLRVARDRARGWLERLELIELATRFPSQLSGGQQQLAAVARALVQEPKIIFADEPTSSLDSQASERVLRALRQTAMQTGNAVVVVTHDTSVVEHASRHIVLRNGQVQC, from the coding sequence ATGGATAAAAATTTGTCTATGCTTGCCCTAAGAACTACACCTCACATGGCGATGGATCCGCCGACACCACCGCTGCTGATCGCTCATGAGCTTAAGAAGCAATATGGCCAGACCGTTGCGCTCGATCGCGTCTCGCTCACACTCAGTCCTGGTGAATTCCTGGTTATCACTGGACCAAGCGGTTCGGGCAAGTCAACCCTGCTTCATTGCTTGGCCGGTATCCAACTGCCAGATCATGGATCGGTGCAATTCGAGGGACAGTGTCTGGAACATCTGACGGACGATGAGCGAACGCTGTTGCGGAGGCGGCACTTTGGCCTGGTATTCCAATTCCCCCTCCTGGTGCCGGAACTTCACATTGTTGATAATGTTGCTTTGCCGCTCTTGCTTGATGGCATGCGTCTGCGAGTTGCCAGAGACAGGGCCCGTGGGTGGCTGGAACGATTGGAACTCATCGAACTAGCAACGCGCTTCCCGTCACAGCTCTCAGGAGGACAGCAGCAACTCGCTGCGGTGGCACGAGCACTTGTGCAGGAACCGAAGATTATCTTCGCTGATGAACCGACCAGCTCACTCGACTCCCAAGCGAGTGAACGAGTCCTACGCGCTCTACGTCAGACTGCAATGCAAACGGGAAACGCGGTTGTCGTGGTGACGCATGATACCTCAGTGGTGGAGCACGCATCCAGGCATATCGTCTTACGCAATGGACAGGTCCAATGCTAG
- a CDS encoding FtsX-like permease family protein: protein MGIDGETAPVPPGVPRIPAPGEVFISPALKKALERQDEVSWLLRGMVQGNIVGQLTADVLLYPDEWVAVAGYQPTSLRATGIAQKIIQPVDPDQIQLPPRPLVQPLALTLGFVGLLIPSILLTATAIQIVATERAEMLAALRLIGATSSQICWLLAGEVLVGGLVGAVLGCVLALSFLPLAPLIPLADGFFPADLWIGFPIIVLVLLGTPLISIVVELVAVRRVVHAPLDVIRDVQWQPTSAKRILPLALGGIGLLLVLLAHSYLPELVLAVLEFIFFVIFLLGILIAGPMLVRVVALWIERFALSPSLWLAMRRIAENPARGFRLVATILLSVFLFGFLKMAGPSPAALQAAASTLAMRYRADLVVDLHGARPGRLVEHLANIPGVAAVVPVGSADGWVNGERWYILVGDCRDLPHVMNIEIDGRCTEATVFVRPNLVSQEVVMSRQPLRIQMLDMQGSVRELVAPVSGYFVTAFPDGSDVLVPPQLMGEQWQPIRILLKTDSRPQTYQAVLKAVIALVPPATLSPPMTISQGAGADTFQTTLSLLTGLAVLISCISLGQSLIGSLIESRHLIVGLRALGMQRIQLKYLFIGEITLLLILAFSLGIVLAVMLGTTVALTLGNPFHIPLGEMMIWFIMILVGTFLVSSVLWVLWIRDQTKLLTRDDYYFNYYQ, encoded by the coding sequence GTGGGGATTGATGGCGAGACCGCTCCAGTGCCGCCTGGGGTACCTCGAATTCCGGCTCCTGGTGAAGTATTCATCTCTCCGGCTCTCAAGAAAGCGTTAGAGCGTCAAGATGAAGTATCCTGGCTACTTCGTGGCATGGTGCAAGGCAACATTGTCGGGCAACTCACAGCAGACGTGTTACTATATCCTGACGAATGGGTTGCTGTTGCGGGCTACCAGCCAACAAGCTTAAGAGCTACAGGAATAGCCCAAAAAATCATCCAACCTGTCGATCCCGATCAGATACAGCTTCCACCGCGACCGCTTGTCCAGCCACTTGCCTTAACGCTCGGCTTCGTAGGCCTCTTGATTCCAAGCATCCTTCTCACTGCGACTGCTATTCAAATTGTAGCTACTGAACGCGCTGAAATGCTGGCTGCCCTACGGCTGATTGGGGCAACATCATCCCAGATCTGTTGGTTGCTGGCGGGCGAGGTGCTTGTTGGCGGGCTTGTAGGCGCGGTGTTAGGCTGCGTCTTGGCACTGAGCTTCTTGCCATTAGCACCTTTGATCCCGCTTGCTGATGGGTTCTTTCCCGCAGATTTATGGATAGGATTCCCTATCATCGTACTTGTGCTACTTGGTACTCCACTCATTAGTATTGTTGTGGAACTTGTGGCAGTCCGAAGAGTTGTACATGCGCCGTTGGATGTCATACGCGATGTACAATGGCAACCAACCTCCGCCAAAAGAATCCTCCCGCTTGCGCTTGGTGGTATCGGCCTACTTCTCGTGCTACTTGCACATTCATATCTGCCCGAACTGGTACTCGCGGTCCTTGAATTTATTTTCTTCGTTATCTTCTTGCTCGGGATATTAATCGCGGGACCTATGCTGGTTCGTGTCGTAGCGCTCTGGATAGAACGATTCGCGCTGTCACCCAGCCTCTGGCTAGCCATGCGCCGCATTGCCGAGAATCCAGCGCGAGGGTTTCGACTCGTCGCTACGATCCTGCTGTCGGTATTCCTGTTTGGGTTCCTCAAAATGGCTGGTCCCTCTCCGGCAGCCTTGCAGGCTGCCGCCTCCACACTGGCAATGCGCTACCGTGCAGATCTTGTGGTCGATTTGCACGGCGCCCGGCCAGGTCGATTAGTGGAGCATCTCGCAAATATTCCTGGCGTAGCAGCCGTCGTTCCAGTAGGATCGGCAGATGGCTGGGTTAATGGGGAGCGATGGTATATTTTGGTCGGGGATTGCCGCGATCTTCCTCACGTGATGAATATCGAAATCGACGGTAGGTGCACAGAGGCTACGGTCTTTGTTCGACCTAACCTTGTTTCACAAGAAGTGGTGATGAGCCGACAGCCGCTCCGCATTCAGATGCTAGACATGCAAGGTTCGGTTCGCGAACTGGTAGCTCCAGTCAGCGGCTACTTTGTCACGGCCTTCCCTGATGGGAGCGATGTGCTTGTGCCACCCCAGCTCATGGGGGAGCAGTGGCAGCCGATTCGCATCCTGCTCAAGACGGATAGCCGACCGCAAACGTATCAAGCAGTCCTCAAAGCCGTTATCGCTCTGGTCCCTCCAGCCACGTTAAGTCCACCGATGACCATCAGCCAAGGTGCTGGGGCAGATACGTTTCAAACAACCTTGTCGCTCCTTACGGGCTTGGCAGTCCTCATTTCCTGTATCAGCCTGGGTCAGAGTCTTATCGGCAGTTTGATCGAGAGTCGACACTTGATCGTCGGACTCCGCGCGCTCGGTATGCAGCGGATTCAACTTAAGTACCTATTTATCGGTGAGATCACACTGCTGCTTATTCTCGCGTTTAGCTTAGGAATTGTCCTCGCTGTTATGTTGGGGACAACCGTTGCTCTCACCTTGGGTAATCCGTTTCATATTCCCTTAGGAGAGATGATGATCTGGTTTATTATGATTCTTGTGGGTACATTTTTGGTATCATCAGTGCTTTGGGTATTGTGGATCCGGGATCAAACAAAATTACTTACCAGAGATGATTACTACTTTAATTATTATCAGTGA
- a CDS encoding TolB family protein, whose amino-acid sequence MLSRHPFHRLTRALTIAALGALVAGVFPTHAAPWAGNRSQFASPRFEQVWNAADKAVVQGQTNRSWTWGPTPWFDYKEFYKQSPHGLRQVQYFDKARMEINDPAATDGALGGVTNGLLPVEMISGRVKLGDGIGPDEYNQFAPANIPVAGDPAAQNPDAPTYASFRNVATTDNAYRDQNKVGQRVGQTFDKNGTIGYREVLANQQGTDIVAYETVTGHNVPRVFNDFRNAGPVPAIFAFGYPITDPYWIRARVGGQEKDIMVQIYERRVLTYTPSNPPAFRVEMGNVGQHYFQWRYPDLGHPWATPDPHLPIVYASQRDANPFAVYMMNPNGSNQIALTGDGYEVIPFSIKRAWAPINLRIFGDFLHPTKGKRQLVSMPLWYGGLTGILDSDANDYQPAISPDGTKIAFVSDRDGNPELYLLNIGRDGITPGSNTPTRLTDTIGCANEHPSWLPDGSGLVYNSNCQDGNFEVYRADLSYTQDKFNELAVARLISPTPSESTRLTHNNTDDRFPRVSPNGASIAFFSTRDGNSEIYTMTIDGGQQTRLTFSASRDEAPTWSPDGSRIVFNSDRDGDHEIYSMSLDGREETQVTNNAGDDGYAVWAQ is encoded by the coding sequence ATGCTTTCCCGCCATCCGTTTCATCGGTTGACCCGTGCCCTCACTATCGCTGCCTTAGGCGCACTTGTTGCTGGTGTGTTCCCCACTCATGCTGCGCCGTGGGCCGGTAATCGCTCACAATTTGCCTCACCTCGCTTTGAACAGGTTTGGAACGCCGCTGATAAAGCCGTTGTCCAAGGACAAACGAATCGTTCTTGGACTTGGGGACCAACGCCTTGGTTCGATTACAAGGAATTTTACAAGCAATCACCTCATGGGTTGCGGCAGGTGCAGTATTTCGACAAGGCGCGCATGGAGATCAATGATCCCGCAGCGACCGATGGGGCGCTTGGCGGAGTTACGAATGGACTCCTCCCAGTCGAGATGATCTCCGGGCGAGTAAAGCTGGGAGATGGAATTGGTCCAGATGAGTACAATCAGTTTGCGCCAGCGAATATTCCGGTCGCGGGTGATCCAGCAGCGCAAAACCCTGATGCGCCGACCTATGCAAGCTTTCGCAATGTCGCGACGACCGACAACGCCTACCGCGATCAAAACAAAGTCGGGCAGCGCGTCGGACAGACCTTCGACAAGAACGGTACGATCGGCTACCGCGAGGTTTTAGCGAATCAACAGGGCACTGACATCGTCGCCTATGAGACCGTGACAGGCCACAACGTACCGCGCGTGTTCAACGACTTTCGCAACGCTGGGCCGGTTCCCGCGATCTTCGCCTTCGGCTATCCAATCACCGATCCGTACTGGATTCGAGCGCGCGTCGGCGGCCAAGAGAAGGACATCATGGTTCAGATCTACGAGCGCCGCGTCCTGACCTACACGCCGAGCAACCCACCGGCCTTCCGTGTCGAAATGGGCAACGTCGGCCAGCACTACTTTCAATGGCGTTACCCAGATCTTGGTCATCCCTGGGCTACTCCGGACCCACATCTGCCGATCGTCTATGCGTCCCAGCGCGATGCCAACCCTTTCGCAGTGTATATGATGAACCCCAACGGCAGTAACCAGATCGCACTCACTGGCGACGGTTACGAGGTTATTCCCTTCTCGATCAAGCGCGCCTGGGCACCGATCAATCTCCGCATCTTCGGTGACTTCCTACATCCAACGAAAGGGAAGCGCCAGCTCGTGAGCATGCCGCTGTGGTATGGTGGGCTAACGGGCATCCTCGACAGCGACGCGAATGACTACCAACCTGCCATTTCACCGGATGGCACCAAGATCGCCTTTGTTTCGGATCGCGACGGCAATCCTGAGTTATACCTGCTGAACATCGGCCGCGATGGCATCACTCCGGGTAGCAACACGCCGACACGACTGACGGATACCATCGGTTGTGCGAATGAGCATCCCTCATGGTTGCCAGATGGATCGGGCCTTGTATATAACAGCAACTGCCAGGACGGCAACTTCGAGGTGTATCGCGCCGACCTTAGCTATACCCAGGACAAGTTCAACGAACTCGCGGTCGCACGACTCATCTCACCGACACCAAGCGAAAGCACACGACTCACACATAACAACACAGATGATCGCTTCCCGCGTGTCTCGCCGAATGGTGCATCCATCGCCTTCTTCAGCACGCGTGACGGCAACTCCGAAATCTATACGATGACGATTGACGGAGGCCAGCAGACACGCCTGACGTTCAGTGCCAGCCGGGATGAAGCGCCCACTTGGTCGCCTGATGGTTCGCGGATCGTCTTCAACAGCGACCGCGATGGCGATCATGAGATTTACAGCATGAGTCTTGATGGACGGGAGGAAACGCAGGTGACAAACAACGCCGGAGACGACGGATACGCCGTCTGGGCGCAGTAG
- the murI gene encoding glutamate racemase — translation MAPSAYGPIGVFDSGVGGLSVLRDIRAALPHETLLYVADSGHVPYGNKTPGYIQQRSLALSRFLLAQGAKAIVIACNTATAAAAALLRATFDVPIVGMEPAVKPATAATRSGVVGVLATVGTLQSARFAALLDRFGQGVTVVTQPCPGLPEQVEAGDLDGPTTRALVERYTRPLLERGADTIVLGCTHYPFLRPLIADVVGPAVALIDTGAAVARQLRRVLEARDLLSPAPTPGSERFWTSGDLVQAQRVITTLWGRPVEVQPVPAPYR, via the coding sequence ATGGCTCCTTCAGCGTACGGTCCGATCGGCGTCTTCGACTCAGGCGTTGGTGGTCTCTCGGTGCTGCGCGATATCCGCGCCGCGCTCCCTCATGAGACGCTGCTGTATGTCGCCGACTCGGGGCATGTGCCCTACGGCAACAAGACGCCGGGCTACATTCAGCAACGGTCGCTGGCGCTGAGCCGCTTCCTGCTGGCGCAGGGCGCCAAAGCGATCGTGATCGCCTGCAATACGGCGACGGCTGCCGCCGCTGCGCTGCTGCGCGCCACCTTCGACGTGCCGATCGTGGGCATGGAGCCGGCGGTCAAACCGGCGACCGCTGCGACGCGCTCTGGTGTTGTCGGCGTGCTGGCGACCGTGGGCACGTTGCAGAGCGCCCGGTTCGCCGCGCTGTTGGATCGTTTTGGTCAGGGCGTTACGGTGGTGACGCAGCCCTGCCCTGGTCTGCCGGAACAGGTCGAAGCCGGCGATCTGGATGGTCCGACCACGCGCGCGCTGGTGGAGCGCTACACCCGGCCTCTGCTGGAGCGCGGCGCGGATACGATCGTGCTCGGCTGTACGCACTACCCTTTTCTGCGCCCATTGATCGCCGATGTGGTGGGGCCGGCGGTGGCGCTGATCGACACCGGCGCGGCGGTGGCGCGTCAACTGCGCCGCGTGCTGGAGGCGCGCGATCTGCTGTCGCCGGCTCCCACGCCGGGAAGCGAGCGCTTCTGGACCAGTGGTGATCTGGTGCAGGCGCAGCGCGTGATCACTACGCTCTGGGGCAGGCCGGTCGAGGTGCAACCCGTGCCCGCGCCCTACCGCTGA
- a CDS encoding ComEC/Rec2 family competence protein: protein MILFLLCVALLTGIVLGDRLAVPASATGSAAAGVIALALIWWPRRELRLTLLLSAALLLGMARLALAQPSLSQNHVWTYLDQQVQLEGVIAQQPERFEERQRAVLAVERVMHAAQPRVAEGLVLLRLPPTPELAYGQRVRVQGRLELPRSNGDFDYRAYLARRRIYVVMSQPELTVLSGHGGWNWQRALLQLNQRAQQVIQRSLPEPHAALLIGILLGVQSTLPAETREAFTATGLTHILVISGWNITVIIVGVSSLLAALGLGRKQAAAASLPVIALYVCFIGFSPSVARAALMGSLVVLATLVDRESEAWTSLAVACAGMAVWDPLLLWEIGFQLSALATAGLFAFARPLDRRLARLPLLRWRGLRWAIEPLTATLAASALTLPIIVYHFGRLSLIAPLANVLILPVVPYAMLCGALATLAGLLWLPLGEALALLVWPLLDWMIGMARLLAGMPGASATLPPFGAGWVWGYYALALAGWWWRRRRAPRALRGDTAVGPLTGCA from the coding sequence ATGATCCTGTTCCTGCTCTGCGTGGCGCTGTTGACGGGGATCGTACTCGGCGACCGGCTGGCCGTGCCCGCATCGGCAACGGGGAGTGCCGCCGCCGGCGTGATCGCGCTGGCGTTGATCTGGTGGCCGCGCCGCGAGCTGCGTCTGACGCTGCTGCTGAGCGCGGCGCTGCTGCTGGGCATGGCCCGTCTTGCGCTGGCACAACCGAGCCTCAGCCAGAACCATGTCTGGACCTACCTGGACCAGCAGGTGCAACTCGAAGGCGTGATCGCGCAACAGCCGGAACGCTTCGAGGAGCGCCAGCGCGCCGTACTGGCGGTTGAACGCGTCATGCACGCTGCGCAGCCGCGCGTGGCCGAAGGGCTGGTGCTGTTGCGGCTGCCACCCACGCCCGAACTGGCCTACGGACAGCGCGTGCGCGTTCAGGGCCGCCTGGAGTTGCCGCGCTCCAACGGAGACTTCGACTACCGCGCCTACCTAGCGCGCCGCCGAATCTATGTGGTCATGTCGCAGCCGGAGCTGACCGTGCTGTCCGGCCACGGCGGCTGGAACTGGCAACGCGCGCTGTTGCAGCTCAATCAGCGCGCTCAACAGGTGATCCAGCGCAGCCTGCCGGAGCCTCACGCCGCACTGCTGATCGGCATTCTGCTGGGCGTCCAATCCACGCTGCCGGCGGAGACGCGCGAAGCCTTCACCGCCACCGGCCTCACACACATCCTGGTGATCTCCGGCTGGAACATCACCGTCATCATCGTCGGCGTGAGCAGCCTCCTCGCCGCCCTGGGCCTGGGACGCAAACAGGCCGCCGCGGCCAGCCTACCGGTGATCGCGCTCTATGTCTGTTTCATCGGCTTCTCACCCTCGGTGGCGCGCGCGGCGCTGATGGGCAGCCTGGTGGTCCTGGCCACGCTAGTGGATCGCGAATCCGAAGCCTGGACCAGTCTGGCCGTCGCCTGTGCGGGCATGGCCGTCTGGGATCCGCTGCTCCTCTGGGAGATCGGCTTTCAGCTCAGCGCCCTGGCGACCGCCGGCCTGTTCGCGTTTGCCCGTCCGCTCGACCGGCGGCTCGCGCGCCTGCCGCTGCTGCGCTGGCGTGGCCTGCGCTGGGCGATCGAGCCGCTGACGGCGACCCTGGCCGCGTCGGCGCTGACGCTGCCGATCATCGTCTACCATTTTGGCCGGCTCTCGCTGATCGCGCCGCTGGCCAACGTCCTAATCCTGCCGGTGGTGCCCTATGCCATGCTCTGCGGCGCGCTGGCCACGCTGGCCGGCCTGCTCTGGCTGCCGCTGGGTGAGGCGCTGGCGCTGCTGGTCTGGCCGTTGCTCGACTGGATGATCGGCATGGCGCGGCTGCTGGCCGGCATGCCCGGCGCTTCCGCCACGCTGCCGCCGTTTGGCGCGGGCTGGGTGTGGGGCTACTACGCCCTCGCGCTGGCCGGCTGGTGGTGGCGCCGGCGCCGCGCGCCGCGCGCGCTCCGCGGGGATACAGCGGTCGGCCCGCTGACAGGGTGCGCCTAG
- a CDS encoding glycosyltransferase family 87 protein — MSCSSTSTTTAPRSHSAGLLLSPRFLRPAAMAYLAAMAVVWGYLFWLWLGGAQGRDREGTVLGPDFPLLYTGGWIVGHGQAERLYDLQLQQALQRQLLNSDVLSTYVYPPHWSLVGVPLSRLSYAQAFALWTALMLSAVLLSLVLLRVPAPVLRGRDGWLIAGLALGAAPVYAALSAGQNSGLSLLLHSAMLVALVRRRDALAGLLLALGMYKPQLFVALLPLLLLERRWRCLGVWALGTGGLALISGLVHGFQSFDAWLALLRSPLFQGEEVRQAGKYFSWQPFWIHLLGHTPLATGLALSCMALTLLGLAWSWWRRRDDQALRYAVAICALLLIGPHTPVYDLTLLLIPGLIISDRLARQPAELRRPTQLTLLLLYVALLFSLTPELRSALVITPLIALLAWQAARLPSTPAAAPAATAPARPMDPGQARAPML, encoded by the coding sequence ATGTCCTGCTCGAGCACCAGCACCACCACTGCACCACGCTCACACAGCGCCGGCCTGTTGCTGTCACCGCGCTTTCTGCGCCCGGCGGCGATGGCCTACCTGGCAGCGATGGCCGTTGTCTGGGGCTACCTGTTCTGGCTGTGGCTGGGCGGTGCGCAGGGCCGCGACCGCGAAGGTACGGTGCTGGGCCCGGACTTTCCGCTGTTGTACACCGGCGGCTGGATCGTAGGCCATGGGCAGGCGGAGCGTCTCTACGATCTCCAGCTCCAGCAGGCGCTCCAGCGTCAACTGCTGAACAGCGATGTGCTTTCCACCTATGTCTATCCACCGCACTGGTCGCTGGTTGGCGTGCCCTTGAGCCGCTTGAGCTATGCCCAGGCCTTTGCGCTGTGGACGGCGCTGATGCTCTCCGCCGTGCTGCTGAGCCTCGTCCTGCTGCGCGTTCCTGCGCCGGTGCTGCGCGGACGGGACGGCTGGTTGATCGCAGGGCTGGCCCTGGGCGCGGCGCCGGTGTATGCCGCCCTCAGCGCCGGCCAGAACAGCGGGCTGAGCCTGCTATTACACAGCGCCATGCTGGTCGCGCTGGTGCGCCGCCGCGACGCTCTGGCCGGACTGCTGCTGGCGCTGGGCATGTACAAACCGCAACTGTTCGTTGCGCTGCTCCCGCTGCTGCTGCTGGAACGGCGCTGGCGCTGCCTGGGCGTCTGGGCGCTGGGCACGGGCGGGCTGGCGCTGATCAGCGGGCTGGTGCACGGCTTCCAATCCTTCGACGCGTGGCTGGCACTGCTGCGCTCGCCGCTGTTCCAGGGCGAGGAAGTGCGCCAGGCGGGCAAGTACTTCTCGTGGCAGCCGTTCTGGATCCACCTGCTGGGCCACACGCCGTTGGCCACCGGGCTGGCCCTGAGCTGCATGGCGCTGACCTTGCTGGGCCTGGCCTGGAGCTGGTGGCGCAGGCGCGATGACCAGGCGCTGCGCTACGCCGTGGCGATCTGCGCGCTGCTGCTGATCGGCCCGCACACGCCGGTGTACGACCTGACGCTGCTGCTGATTCCCGGGCTGATCATCAGCGATCGGTTGGCGCGCCAGCCGGCGGAGTTGCGCCGACCAACGCAGCTCACGCTGCTGCTGCTCTACGTCGCGCTGCTCTTCTCGCTCACGCCCGAACTACGTTCGGCGCTGGTGATCACCCCGTTGATCGCCCTGCTGGCCTGGCAGGCCGCCCGGCTGCCATCCACGCCGGCGGCAGCCCCCGCGGCCACGGCTCCTGCGCGCCCCATGGACCCAGGCCAGGCGCGCGCGCCCATGCTCTGA
- a CDS encoding MOSC domain-containing protein translates to MSTEQPRITHIFISRQRDEPMIALEEAEVIADWGLAGHRKSRPGSKRQIYLVDETTLASVDLQPGDLTENFTVRGMDVNALREGQRLRIGTALLEITGPCTVCAHLELSRPGLKEALSGRRGVLARALESGTVRVGDEVQVV, encoded by the coding sequence ATGAGCACGGAACAGCCGCGGATCACGCACATCTTCATTTCGCGCCAGCGCGACGAGCCGATGATCGCGCTGGAGGAAGCGGAGGTTATTGCCGACTGGGGCCTGGCCGGGCATCGCAAGTCACGGCCCGGTTCCAAACGGCAGATCTACCTGGTGGATGAAACAACCCTGGCCTCCGTGGATCTGCAACCCGGTGATCTTACCGAGAACTTCACGGTGCGCGGCATGGATGTCAATGCCCTGCGCGAGGGCCAGCGCCTACGTATCGGTACGGCGCTGCTGGAGATCACCGGTCCGTGCACGGTCTGCGCTCACCTGGAGCTGAGCCGTCCTGGCCTCAAAGAGGCCTTGAGTGGACGCCGCGGCGTGCTGGCGCGCGCACTGGAGAGCGGCACGGTGCGCGTTGGCGACGAGGTACAGGTGGTGTAG
- a CDS encoding phosphotransacetylase family protein, which produces MTTIYVASTETFVGKSALCVVLFEHARQAGRRVGYMKPVSVSVAQTEQGAVDLDAQFMRELFDLSEPLEQLAPVLATTRVLERVLHGDAPDFRQRLKATYETLAADKEVMILEGANTWAEGALLDLSADQVSDLLGAPVLLVNRFRSLAAIDAVAAVRRYLGQRLLGVVLNQVSASQLDYVREVVTPYLERTGVPVLGVIPHDPQIAAPTVQDVIEHLDAEVISDGDRTRLVEHLSVGAMSAESALRFFRRQANKAVITGGDRPDLQIAALETSTSCLILTGNMRPAATVIDRAVRNKVPILISPDDTLTTVQRLEALIGQQRFSALRREQFSRLADQHLDWRRLDRLLGL; this is translated from the coding sequence ATGACTACAATCTATGTTGCTTCAACGGAAACGTTCGTCGGCAAGAGCGCGCTGTGCGTCGTGCTGTTCGAGCATGCGCGCCAGGCCGGTCGGCGCGTCGGCTACATGAAGCCGGTCAGCGTCTCGGTGGCCCAGACAGAACAGGGAGCGGTTGATCTGGATGCCCAGTTCATGCGCGAGCTGTTCGACCTATCTGAGCCGCTCGAGCAACTTGCGCCGGTGCTGGCCACCACACGCGTGCTCGAGCGCGTGCTCCACGGCGATGCCCCGGACTTCCGCCAGCGCCTCAAAGCCACGTATGAGACGCTGGCAGCCGACAAGGAGGTGATGATCCTCGAAGGCGCCAACACTTGGGCCGAAGGCGCGCTGCTCGATCTCAGCGCCGATCAGGTCAGCGATCTGCTCGGCGCGCCGGTGCTGCTGGTCAATCGCTTCCGCAGCCTGGCAGCGATCGACGCCGTGGCCGCGGTGCGCCGCTACCTGGGCCAGCGCCTGCTGGGCGTGGTGCTCAACCAGGTCTCTGCCTCGCAGCTCGACTATGTGCGCGAGGTGGTAACGCCCTACCTGGAGCGCACCGGCGTCCCCGTGCTGGGTGTGATCCCCCACGATCCGCAGATCGCCGCACCCACGGTGCAGGATGTCATCGAGCATCTCGATGCCGAGGTGATCTCGGACGGCGACCGCACACGGCTGGTGGAGCACCTATCGGTGGGCGCCATGAGCGCGGAGAGTGCGCTGCGCTTCTTCCGACGCCAGGCCAATAAGGCGGTGATCACCGGTGGTGACCGGCCTGACCTGCAGATCGCCGCGCTGGAGACCTCAACCTCCTGTCTGATCCTGACCGGCAACATGCGCCCGGCAGCCACGGTGATCGACCGTGCGGTACGCAACAAGGTGCCGATCCTGATCTCGCCCGACGATACGCTGACCACGGTGCAGCGTCTGGAAGCGTTGATCGGACAGCAGCGCTTCAGCGCTCTGCGCCGCGAACAGTTCTCCCGCCTGGCCGACCAGCACCTCGACTGGCGCCGCCTGGATCGGCTCCTCGGCCTCTGA